One part of the Sorangiineae bacterium MSr11954 genome encodes these proteins:
- a CDS encoding UvrD-helicase domain-containing protein, protein MTLLFGALDKPLGDAKARQRIREDLDTTLVVEAAAGTGKTTELVGRVLSLVKKGKARLSAIVAVTFTEKAAGEMKLRLRTEIEKARSSEVVSDLERKNLDASLAELEAAHIGTIHGFCADLLRERPVEACVDPLFEVADDDGKQRILHDCFEPWFEAQLAKPLPQVERVLRRRSRDRDAVGPRHVLTQAVSSLIEQRDFDTPWSHTPFDRRGAVDDILEDLRALGALAPRADYKDSWLAKSFAEIARYIGELDRREAVRGGVAERDYDGLEAELRTLCRQKLWGWKGSGRYYGKGLDRQGVLDEKARVHEKLKKVLEQADADLAAGLRAELWPLVGEYEARKRSAGKLDFLDLLLLTRNLLRDHADVRRELQQRFTHLLVDEFQDTDPLQAEILLLLAASDPAEYEAMRAFPVPGKLFVVGDPKQSIYRFRRADVALYESIKRHLEATGADVLHLSTSFRSLPAIQKAVNAAFEPLMQGNARGSQATYVPLQAFRDEPKHARPSIVALPVPRPWGDFGKIVNFRIDDSFPDAVGAFVHYLLSESGWTIAEREGGRMVPLEARHVCLLFKRLQNFGADVTRPYVRALEARRIPHVLVGGRSYHAREEVVAIVNALSAIEWPDDELSVFATLRGPFFSLGDDALLAFRHRTKGELNPFRRLDPELLSELTRPVRDAMALLAELHRRRNRRPIADTIVHVLEATRAHAGIAIWPTGEQALANVLRVLDIARRFESRGATSFRSFVEYMKDEAHRGGVSEAPVVEEGTDGVRIMTVHRAKGLEFPVVILADPTAKPTLSEPSRYVDASRRLWAMPLCGASPRELLEHRDDVLEQDGEEALRLLYVAATRARELLVVPALGDEVSGEFWTSALNPVIYPYDDARRASERAPGCPEFGPDSVRERPEGVRADVHDSVKPGLHRPRAGDHHVVWWDPAALGLDKHHDVGLRQQRILEADKAGTVAEAGERLHALWRRERDEALAHGGRPSRVIHTVTEVSHQAEVAAEPGAGAERGELAELAELVAPVVEMMVTDAPREGRPRGKRFGTLVHAALAVVDLLAVPDAVRRVVNVQARLVGANEEEIEAAAAAVVSALRHPIFERARDASECRRESPILCQMADGSFLEGVLDLAFRERDGQGFVWTVVDYKTDAGLGSHLETVRQYEAQVALYLRAVSESTHERARGVLLSV, encoded by the coding sequence ATGACGCTTCTTTTCGGCGCCCTCGACAAGCCGCTCGGCGACGCCAAGGCACGGCAGCGGATTCGCGAAGACCTCGATACGACTCTGGTGGTGGAGGCGGCGGCGGGGACGGGAAAGACGACGGAGCTCGTCGGCCGCGTGCTCTCGCTCGTGAAGAAGGGAAAGGCGCGGCTCTCGGCCATCGTGGCCGTCACCTTCACCGAGAAGGCCGCGGGGGAAATGAAGCTGCGGCTGCGCACCGAGATCGAGAAGGCGCGCAGCAGCGAGGTGGTCTCCGATCTCGAGCGCAAGAACCTCGACGCCTCGCTGGCCGAGCTCGAGGCCGCGCACATCGGCACCATTCACGGCTTCTGTGCCGACCTGCTGCGCGAAAGGCCCGTGGAGGCGTGCGTCGACCCGCTGTTCGAGGTGGCGGACGACGACGGCAAGCAGCGCATCTTGCACGACTGCTTCGAGCCATGGTTCGAGGCGCAGCTGGCCAAGCCGCTCCCACAGGTGGAGCGCGTGCTCCGCCGCCGCTCGCGCGATCGCGACGCGGTGGGGCCGCGGCACGTGCTCACCCAGGCGGTGTCGTCCCTCATCGAGCAGCGCGACTTCGACACCCCGTGGTCGCACACCCCTTTCGACCGGCGCGGGGCGGTCGATGACATCCTCGAGGATCTGCGCGCCTTGGGCGCTCTCGCACCGCGTGCAGACTACAAGGATTCCTGGCTCGCCAAGAGCTTTGCCGAGATCGCGCGCTACATCGGGGAGCTCGACCGGCGCGAGGCCGTCCGGGGCGGAGTGGCCGAGCGCGACTACGACGGCCTGGAGGCGGAGCTGCGCACGCTGTGCCGGCAGAAGCTCTGGGGCTGGAAGGGCAGCGGGCGGTACTACGGCAAGGGTCTCGACCGGCAAGGGGTCCTCGACGAGAAGGCGCGCGTCCACGAGAAGCTCAAAAAGGTGCTCGAGCAGGCCGACGCCGATCTCGCGGCCGGGCTCCGCGCGGAGCTATGGCCCCTGGTGGGCGAGTACGAGGCGCGCAAGCGCAGCGCCGGCAAGCTCGATTTTCTCGACCTGCTCCTCCTGACGCGGAACCTCCTCCGCGATCACGCCGACGTTCGCCGGGAGCTGCAGCAACGGTTCACGCATTTGCTGGTGGACGAATTTCAAGACACCGATCCCCTGCAAGCCGAGATCCTCCTGCTCCTCGCCGCCAGCGATCCCGCCGAATACGAGGCGATGCGCGCGTTCCCCGTGCCGGGGAAGCTCTTCGTGGTGGGCGATCCCAAGCAGTCGATCTACCGCTTTCGGCGCGCGGACGTGGCGCTGTACGAGAGCATCAAGCGCCACCTGGAGGCCACGGGCGCGGACGTGCTGCACCTGTCCACGAGCTTCCGCAGCCTCCCCGCGATTCAAAAGGCCGTCAACGCCGCGTTCGAGCCGCTGATGCAAGGCAACGCGCGCGGCTCGCAAGCGACCTATGTGCCGCTGCAGGCCTTTCGCGACGAGCCAAAGCATGCGCGCCCGTCGATCGTGGCGCTGCCGGTCCCGCGGCCGTGGGGCGATTTCGGCAAGATCGTCAACTTTCGCATCGACGACTCGTTCCCCGATGCGGTGGGCGCCTTCGTGCATTATCTCCTGTCGGAGAGCGGCTGGACCATCGCGGAGCGGGAGGGCGGGCGGATGGTGCCGCTCGAGGCGCGCCATGTGTGCTTGCTCTTCAAGCGCCTGCAGAACTTCGGCGCCGACGTGACCCGCCCGTACGTGCGCGCCCTGGAGGCGCGGCGCATTCCTCACGTGCTCGTGGGCGGGCGCTCGTACCACGCGCGCGAAGAGGTGGTGGCCATCGTCAATGCGCTCTCGGCCATCGAGTGGCCCGACGACGAGCTCTCCGTCTTCGCCACGCTTCGCGGGCCCTTTTTCTCGCTGGGCGACGACGCGCTCTTGGCGTTTCGGCACCGCACCAAGGGCGAGCTGAACCCGTTTCGAAGGCTCGATCCGGAGCTGCTCTCCGAGCTCACGCGCCCGGTGCGCGACGCCATGGCGCTCCTGGCCGAGCTGCACCGGCGGCGAAACCGCAGGCCCATCGCCGATACCATCGTGCACGTCCTGGAGGCGACGCGGGCCCATGCGGGCATCGCCATTTGGCCGACGGGCGAGCAGGCGCTCGCCAACGTGCTTCGCGTGCTCGACATCGCGCGGCGCTTCGAGTCGCGCGGGGCCACGTCGTTTCGGTCCTTCGTGGAGTACATGAAGGACGAAGCGCACCGCGGCGGCGTTTCGGAGGCGCCGGTGGTGGAAGAGGGCACCGACGGCGTTCGCATCATGACGGTGCACCGGGCCAAAGGGCTCGAATTTCCGGTCGTCATCCTGGCGGATCCGACGGCGAAGCCAACGTTGTCCGAGCCGTCGCGGTACGTGGATGCATCCCGGCGTTTGTGGGCCATGCCGCTCTGCGGCGCTTCACCGCGCGAGCTCCTCGAGCACCGCGACGATGTGCTGGAGCAAGATGGCGAAGAGGCGCTGCGCCTCCTCTATGTGGCGGCCACGCGGGCGCGCGAGCTGCTCGTGGTGCCTGCGCTGGGCGACGAGGTGTCGGGGGAGTTTTGGACCAGCGCGCTCAATCCCGTGATTTATCCGTACGACGACGCGCGGCGCGCGTCCGAGCGAGCCCCGGGGTGCCCGGAGTTTGGGCCCGACAGCGTGCGCGAGCGGCCCGAGGGGGTGCGCGCGGATGTGCACGACTCGGTGAAGCCGGGGCTGCACCGTCCGCGGGCGGGCGATCACCACGTGGTGTGGTGGGATCCGGCGGCCTTGGGGCTCGACAAGCACCATGACGTGGGGTTGCGGCAGCAGCGGATCCTCGAGGCGGACAAGGCAGGAACCGTCGCGGAAGCGGGGGAGAGGCTGCACGCGCTGTGGCGGAGGGAGAGGGACGAGGCGCTGGCGCATGGAGGGCGGCCGTCGCGGGTGATCCATACGGTGACGGAGGTGTCGCATCAGGCGGAGGTGGCGGCGGAACCCGGTGCGGGGGCGGAGCGGGGGGAGTTGGCGGAGTTGGCAGAGTTGGTTGCGCCGGTGGTGGAGATGATGGTGACGGATGCTCCGCGGGAGGGGCGGCCGCGGGGGAAGCGGTTTGGTACCTTGGTGCACGCGGCGCTGGCGGTGGTGGATTTGTTGGCGGTGCCGGACGCGGTTCGACGGGTGGTGAACGTGCAGGCGAGGCTCGTGGGCGCGAACGAGGAGGAGATCGAGGCGGCGGCGGCGGCGGTGGTGTCGGCGCTGCGGCATCCGATTTTCGAGCGGGCGCGTGACGCCAGTGAGTGCCGGCGCGAATCGCCGATTCTGTGTCAGATGGCGGATGGCTCGTTCTTGGAGGGCGTGCTCGACCTTGCGTTTCGCGAGCGCGACGGGCAGGGGTTCGTGTGGACGGTGGTCGACTACAAGACGGACGCCGGGCTTGGCTCCCACCTCGAGACCGTCCGGCAGTACGAGGCGCAGGTGGCGCTGTATCTACGTGCGGTTTCCGAATCGACGCACGAGCGGGCTCGCGGCGTGCTGCTCTCAGTGTAA
- a CDS encoding GNAT family N-acetyltransferase, which translates to MSVLLTERLELVPFTLPLVEAMMASDRDKIEQAVNAPLPKRWHGRAMIERAFPASLCEIRKDPETRLWGDRLMIVRTKARRIVGSVIFHGRPGPDGIAEVGYGVEDEWQGLGYATEAVETCLQWALVQPGIRAVQATTFQWHRASLRVIEKCKMTRIGSRDHEMLGELTIFERRAM; encoded by the coding sequence GTGTCCGTGCTCCTCACCGAACGGCTCGAGTTGGTTCCTTTCACGCTTCCTTTGGTGGAGGCGATGATGGCGAGCGACCGCGACAAGATCGAACAGGCCGTCAACGCCCCCCTCCCCAAGCGGTGGCATGGCCGCGCGATGATCGAGCGCGCCTTCCCCGCCTCGCTCTGCGAGATCCGCAAAGACCCGGAGACGCGCCTCTGGGGCGATCGCTTGATGATCGTGCGCACCAAGGCTCGGCGTATCGTCGGGAGCGTCATCTTCCACGGCCGCCCGGGCCCCGACGGCATCGCCGAGGTGGGCTACGGCGTGGAAGACGAGTGGCAAGGTCTCGGCTACGCCACCGAGGCGGTCGAGACCTGCCTGCAGTGGGCGCTCGTGCAGCCGGGCATCCGCGCCGTGCAGGCCACGACCTTCCAATGGCACCGCGCCTCCTTGCGGGTCATCGAGAAATGCAAGATGACCCGCATCGGCTCCCGCGACCACGAGATGCTCGGCGAGCTGACGATCTTCGAGCGGCGCGCGATGTAG
- a CDS encoding Ku protein → MRAMWSGEIAFGLVTIPAKLYSATKDLTPSFHQLHTECGSRISMVRRCPKCNRDIEWGEIGKGYEVSKGEYALFTKEELAKMDGEDGPGGIDIVEFIDPEQVDNVYFSKSYWVGPGGKSARGFTLLREALESTQRAALCKVRIRTRTQLAMLRPRGKLFALDMLRFADEIVPGDEIVLPDAKPASDRELQLALNLVEQLSSEDFDAKKHPDEYRAAVEAAAAEKVERDELARPDTDAGEEQVAAGGSGGKVIDLADLLARSLRVAPANISAPAKGLKKTEAQVPVEEREAEKKPKKRAAGKRS, encoded by the coding sequence ATGCGTGCGATGTGGTCGGGTGAAATTGCGTTTGGTCTCGTCACGATTCCCGCCAAACTGTACTCGGCGACCAAGGATTTGACCCCCAGTTTTCACCAGCTCCACACGGAGTGCGGGTCCCGCATTTCGATGGTCCGCCGCTGCCCGAAGTGCAACCGCGACATCGAGTGGGGTGAGATTGGCAAGGGGTACGAGGTCTCGAAAGGCGAATATGCTCTCTTTACCAAAGAAGAGCTCGCAAAAATGGATGGCGAGGATGGCCCCGGCGGCATCGACATCGTCGAGTTCATCGATCCCGAGCAGGTCGATAATGTTTATTTCAGCAAGAGCTATTGGGTAGGCCCCGGCGGCAAGAGCGCCCGAGGCTTCACCCTTTTGCGCGAAGCGCTCGAGTCGACCCAACGCGCCGCGTTATGCAAGGTGCGCATCCGCACGCGCACGCAGCTGGCGATGTTGCGCCCGCGCGGAAAGCTGTTCGCCCTCGACATGCTTCGCTTCGCCGATGAAATCGTCCCCGGCGACGAGATCGTGCTCCCCGATGCCAAGCCGGCGAGCGATCGCGAGCTGCAGCTCGCGCTCAACTTGGTGGAGCAATTGAGCAGCGAGGACTTCGACGCGAAGAAGCACCCCGACGAATACCGCGCTGCGGTGGAGGCTGCGGCCGCGGAAAAAGTGGAGCGCGACGAGCTGGCGCGCCCGGACACCGACGCGGGCGAAGAGCAGGTCGCGGCGGGCGGCTCTGGCGGCAAGGTGATCGATCTCGCGGACCTGCTTGCGCGCTCGCTCCGTGTCGCGCCCGCCAACATATCGGCGCCGGCCAAAGGTTTGAAAAAGACGGAGGCGCAGGTGCCGGTCGAGGAGCGCGAGGCGGAGAAGAAACCGAAGAAGCGCGCCGCCGGCAAGCGTTCGTAG
- the kbl gene encoding glycine C-acetyltransferase — MYGKAKEIYGTTLKEIREAGLEKRERHILSPQAAEIRVGEKSEPVLNFCANNYLGLSSHPKVIAAAHAAIDTYGFGLSSVRFICGTQDAHKTLERKAADFVGADDAILYSSCFDANGGLFETLLGEEDAIISDALNHASIIDGIRLCKAERHRYPNGDMDALEKALAATQGKRLRLIATDGAFSMDGYLAKLDRICELGEKYQAMVMVDDSHATGFIGKTGRGTAEHFGVLGKVDIITSTLGKALGGAAGGFTAARQEIVDLLRQRSRPYLFSNTLAPAIVGASIAVLDLLASTTELRDRLAENTRSFRSKIAAAGFATKEGVHPIVPIMLGDARLAQEVAAAMLNEGIYVIGFSYPVVPKGEARIRVQLSAAHTPEQVDRAVDAFARVGKKLGVLK; from the coding sequence ATGTACGGCAAGGCCAAAGAGATTTACGGCACGACGCTGAAGGAGATTCGCGAGGCGGGGCTCGAGAAGCGGGAGCGGCACATCCTTTCACCGCAGGCGGCCGAGATCCGCGTGGGGGAGAAGAGCGAGCCGGTGCTCAACTTCTGTGCGAACAACTACCTGGGGCTGTCGTCGCACCCGAAGGTGATCGCGGCGGCGCACGCGGCCATCGACACGTACGGCTTTGGCCTCTCCTCCGTGCGCTTCATCTGCGGAACGCAAGACGCGCACAAGACGCTGGAGCGCAAGGCCGCCGACTTCGTCGGGGCCGACGACGCCATCCTCTACTCCTCGTGCTTCGACGCCAACGGCGGCCTCTTCGAGACCTTGCTCGGCGAAGAAGACGCCATCATCAGCGACGCGCTGAACCACGCCTCGATCATCGACGGCATCCGTCTCTGCAAGGCCGAGCGCCATCGCTACCCCAACGGCGACATGGACGCGCTGGAAAAGGCGCTCGCCGCCACCCAAGGCAAGCGCCTGCGCCTCATCGCCACCGACGGTGCCTTCTCCATGGACGGCTACTTGGCGAAGCTCGATCGCATTTGCGAGCTCGGCGAGAAGTACCAAGCCATGGTCATGGTCGACGACAGCCACGCCACGGGCTTCATCGGCAAAACGGGCCGCGGCACCGCCGAGCACTTCGGCGTGCTCGGCAAGGTGGACATCATCACGTCGACCCTCGGCAAGGCCCTCGGCGGCGCCGCCGGCGGCTTCACGGCAGCCCGCCAGGAGATCGTCGATCTGCTGCGCCAGCGCTCGCGCCCGTACCTCTTCTCGAACACCTTGGCCCCCGCCATCGTGGGCGCATCGATCGCGGTGCTCGATCTCCTCGCGTCGACCACCGAGCTGCGCGACCGCCTGGCGGAGAACACGCGCTCCTTCCGCTCGAAGATCGCCGCCGCGGGCTTTGCGACCAAAGAAGGCGTGCACCCCATCGTCCCCATCATGCTGGGCGATGCGCGCCTTGCGCAGGAGGTGGCTGCCGCGATGTTGAACGAGGGTATTTACGTCATCGGGTTTTCGTACCCGGTCGTGCCCAAGGGCGAGGCGCGCATCCGCGTGCAGCTCTCGGCGGCGCATACGCCCGAGCAGGTCGACCGTGCCGTGGATGCGTTTGCGCGGGTTGGGAAGAAGCTTGGCGTTTTGAAGTAG
- a CDS encoding PD-(D/E)XK nuclease family protein gives MGPTLEVAAEVAREAGAQVRRTFGWERTTLARMAAALAAPELAARGLVPSGRLTLEALSTRVVHRLAEKGELGRFAAVADRPGLPRALARTFNELRMAKTEPRALGETDLQRLCDAFAAELEADRIADRALIFELAVTAALDRTTSHPFLDVPMLLVDLPLRSVLETELLTALALRAEQVLATFPEGDQRTEQHLGEALAVRAVRLTDPSRTTLSRLQRGLFSPTTETGEVDDAVEMLSAPGESRECIEIARRILREAARGVPFDRMAIVLRAPVAYRAHLVEALRRAAIPAYFARGTVRPDSAGRAFLALLWCAIEKLSARRFSEYLSLSEVPGADEGGRPPPPLAGTERWVVPDDEFLPSALERTAEDEPQEEEAAVVSHSPSSLAVVGGTLRAPYRWERLIVDAAVIGGRKRWESRLGGRAKSLERELGLYPEDNARAVVIRRELADLASLQSYALPLLDDLAALPPSADWGTYIDRLGALATRALRRPNRVLSVLAELEPLRRVGPVSLSEVRLVLEQRLTELTVPPRGRRFGCVYIASTEEVRGLTFEVVFVPGLAERIFPQKVIDDPVLPDRVRLAHPLDLVTNRERSEEERLALRIAAGAANARLVLSYPRIDVEQSRPRTPSFYGLEVLRAAEGRLPGFDELARRAERVGDARIGWPAPAQARDAVDAAEHDLSLLESILKKPEAETIGTARYLLSTNPHLARALRTRARRWHPNWFSVDGLLDVKGEAREALDAHLLSRRSFSPTALQNFAACPYRFVLQAIHRLGPRDEPAPIEELDPLERGSLVHDVEYTLYVRLRDKNMLPVTRENRRAVEAELDQALAEVAARYQDDLAPAIDRVWQDGIEAIAADLREMLRRDAEDDEWSPTHFELSFGLPDRAGRDPASIEEPLKLDEGILLRGSIDCVERSARGTLRATDYKTGKVRATATTRIGGGQTLQPIFYALALEKLFEGRSVEGGRLYYCTTAGEFKEYTIGLDEAARAEAKTVVNVVGKALEAGALPAAPDEGACQYCDYLRVCGPYEEMRTRKVKNQAPLAPLMALRRRA, from the coding sequence GTGGGCCCCACGTTGGAGGTGGCCGCGGAGGTCGCGCGCGAAGCCGGAGCGCAAGTCCGCCGAACCTTCGGATGGGAGCGTACGACCCTTGCGCGCATGGCCGCTGCCCTGGCCGCGCCGGAGCTCGCGGCGCGAGGGCTCGTTCCGTCCGGGAGGCTCACCCTGGAGGCCCTTTCGACGCGCGTCGTTCATCGGCTGGCCGAAAAGGGCGAGCTCGGGCGCTTTGCGGCCGTGGCCGACCGGCCCGGCCTTCCGCGCGCGCTGGCCCGCACCTTCAACGAGCTGCGGATGGCCAAGACCGAGCCCCGCGCCTTGGGCGAGACCGATTTGCAACGATTGTGCGACGCCTTCGCCGCGGAGCTCGAGGCGGATCGGATCGCCGACCGCGCGCTGATCTTCGAGCTGGCGGTGACGGCGGCCCTCGATCGCACCACGTCGCATCCGTTTTTGGACGTGCCGATGCTTTTGGTCGACCTGCCGCTGCGCTCCGTGCTCGAGACCGAGCTCTTGACGGCTCTGGCGCTGCGCGCGGAGCAGGTGCTCGCCACGTTCCCCGAAGGCGACCAACGCACCGAGCAGCACCTCGGCGAAGCGCTCGCGGTGCGCGCCGTGCGCCTGACCGACCCCTCGCGCACCACCTTGTCGCGCCTCCAGCGCGGCTTGTTCTCGCCGACCACCGAGACGGGCGAGGTCGACGACGCCGTGGAGATGCTGTCGGCGCCGGGCGAGAGCCGCGAGTGCATCGAGATCGCCCGCCGCATCTTGCGGGAGGCCGCGCGCGGCGTCCCGTTCGACCGCATGGCCATCGTCTTGCGGGCCCCGGTCGCCTACCGCGCGCACCTGGTCGAGGCCCTGCGCCGTGCGGCCATTCCCGCCTATTTTGCACGTGGCACGGTGCGGCCGGACTCGGCGGGGCGCGCGTTTTTGGCGCTTTTGTGGTGCGCCATCGAGAAGCTCTCCGCCCGCCGTTTCTCCGAGTACCTCTCGCTGAGCGAGGTGCCGGGCGCCGATGAAGGCGGGAGGCCGCCGCCGCCCTTGGCCGGCACCGAGCGCTGGGTCGTCCCCGACGACGAGTTTCTCCCGAGCGCGCTGGAACGCACGGCCGAGGACGAGCCCCAAGAAGAAGAAGCCGCCGTGGTCTCGCATAGTCCATCGTCCTTGGCGGTGGTGGGGGGCACCTTGCGCGCGCCGTACCGGTGGGAGCGGCTCATCGTCGATGCTGCGGTCATCGGCGGGCGAAAGCGCTGGGAGTCGCGCCTGGGCGGCCGCGCCAAGAGCCTCGAGCGGGAGCTCGGCCTCTACCCCGAGGACAACGCGCGCGCGGTGGTGATCCGCCGCGAGCTCGCGGATCTGGCGAGCCTCCAGAGCTATGCGCTGCCCTTGCTCGACGATCTCGCCGCGCTGCCGCCTTCGGCCGATTGGGGCACGTACATCGATCGATTGGGCGCGCTCGCCACCCGCGCCTTGCGCCGCCCCAACCGCGTGCTCTCCGTGCTGGCGGAGCTGGAGCCGCTCCGGCGGGTGGGGCCCGTGTCGCTCTCGGAGGTGCGCCTGGTGCTCGAGCAGCGCCTCACGGAGCTCACCGTGCCCCCGCGCGGGCGCCGCTTCGGTTGCGTGTATATTGCATCCACCGAGGAGGTGCGCGGCCTCACCTTCGAGGTGGTGTTCGTCCCCGGCCTGGCCGAGCGCATCTTCCCGCAGAAGGTCATCGACGATCCCGTGCTGCCGGACCGGGTGCGGCTCGCGCACCCCCTCGACCTGGTGACCAACCGCGAACGCTCCGAGGAGGAGCGGCTCGCGCTGCGCATCGCCGCCGGCGCGGCCAACGCGCGCCTCGTTTTGTCGTACCCGCGCATCGACGTGGAGCAGTCGCGCCCGCGCACGCCCTCGTTCTACGGGCTGGAGGTCTTGCGCGCGGCCGAGGGGCGCCTTCCGGGCTTCGACGAGCTGGCCCGCCGCGCCGAGCGGGTGGGCGATGCGCGCATTGGCTGGCCGGCTCCGGCGCAAGCGCGCGACGCCGTGGACGCGGCGGAGCACGATCTGTCGCTCCTCGAATCGATCCTGAAGAAGCCCGAGGCCGAGACCATCGGCACGGCGCGCTACCTGCTCTCCACCAACCCGCACCTGGCGCGCGCCCTGCGGACGCGCGCGCGAAGGTGGCATCCGAACTGGTTCTCGGTGGACGGGCTCCTCGACGTCAAGGGCGAGGCCCGCGAGGCCCTCGACGCGCACCTGCTCTCGCGGCGCTCCTTCTCGCCCACCGCCCTGCAGAACTTCGCGGCGTGCCCGTACCGCTTCGTGCTGCAGGCCATTCACCGGCTCGGGCCGCGCGACGAACCGGCGCCCATCGAGGAGCTCGACCCGCTGGAGCGCGGATCGCTCGTGCACGACGTGGAGTACACCCTGTACGTCCGGCTCCGGGACAAGAACATGCTGCCCGTCACCCGCGAAAATCGGCGGGCGGTCGAGGCGGAGCTCGATCAGGCGCTCGCCGAGGTGGCCGCGCGCTACCAGGACGACTTGGCGCCGGCCATCGACCGGGTCTGGCAGGACGGCATCGAGGCCATCGCCGCCGATCTGCGCGAGATGCTCCGCCGCGACGCGGAGGACGACGAGTGGAGCCCCACGCACTTCGAGCTCTCGTTCGGCTTGCCCGACCGCGCGGGGCGCGATCCGGCAAGCATCGAGGAGCCGCTGAAGCTCGACGAGGGCATCCTCTTGCGCGGCTCGATCGACTGCGTCGAGCGGAGCGCGCGCGGCACCTTGCGCGCGACCGACTACAAGACCGGCAAGGTGCGCGCGACCGCCACCACCCGGATCGGCGGCGGGCAGACGCTCCAGCCGATTTTCTACGCGCTCGCGCTCGAAAAGCTCTTCGAGGGGCGCAGCGTGGAGGGCGGGCGCCTGTATTACTGCACCACCGCGGGCGAGTTCAAAGAGTACACCATCGGGCTCGACGAGGCGGCGCGCGCGGAGGCCAAGACGGTGGTCAACGTGGTCGGCAAGGCGCTGGAGGCGGGGGCGCTGCCGGCCGCGCCCGACGAAGGCGCGTGCCAGTACTGCGACTACCTCCGCGTGTGCGGCCCCTACGAAGAGATGCGGACGCGCAAGGTGAAGAACCAAGCGCCGCTGGCGCCGCTCATGGCCCTGCGGAGGCGCGCATGA
- a CDS encoding SEC-C domain-containing protein has protein sequence MTAIKIGRNDPCHCGSGNKYKKCHLPTDEAARSAELAAKAAAAAAAAAAEAENAEKDEATSGEAGFRNPQARSVPKPGSGGSGHAAPPLFRRRSV, from the coding sequence GTGACGGCCATTAAAATCGGTAGAAACGACCCTTGCCACTGCGGCTCCGGCAACAAATACAAGAAATGCCACCTACCCACGGACGAGGCAGCACGCTCCGCTGAGCTCGCGGCCAAAGCAGCTGCAGCCGCAGCGGCAGCCGCCGCCGAGGCCGAAAATGCGGAAAAGGACGAGGCGACATCGGGCGAGGCGGGCTTCCGCAACCCGCAAGCGCGCTCCGTTCCGAAGCCGGGTTCTGGCGGCAGCGGCCACGCAGCCCCCCCGCTCTTCCGGCGCCGTTCGGTCTAA
- a CDS encoding NAD(P)-binding domain-containing protein, with the protein MIRAMRVVIADKFPENYLLEFRSLGLEVQYHPDASASELPNVAREAEILVVRSTKVTRETIEAASRLQLVIRAGAGIDTIDVEAASARGIYVTNCPGKNSVAVAELTVGLILALDRRIPQNTAELREGRWNKKEYSKADGLKGKTLGLVGLGSIGQAVARRAAAFEMNLVGYTRSPHPELAQSLGIIPCSTLFELAERSDIVSVHIPGNSENRGLFGESFFSRMKHGATFVNTSRGSLHDTAALEKAMRERDLRVGLDVYNPEPEGGAGPFDHPLCKLPGFVGTHHIGASTEQAQNAIAAEAVRICREFVQLGQPLSAVNIERASPAKAQLIVRHYDRVGVLASVLAIVRKYGLNVEEMTNTIFAGAKAAVATIRLASLPPDAMSEELTNLKEQIIQVTVKPC; encoded by the coding sequence ATGATCCGCGCCATGCGCGTGGTCATTGCCGATAAATTTCCAGAGAACTACCTGCTCGAGTTTCGTTCGCTCGGACTCGAGGTCCAGTACCACCCCGACGCCTCGGCTTCCGAGCTGCCCAACGTCGCACGCGAGGCGGAAATTCTCGTGGTCCGCAGCACGAAGGTCACCCGGGAGACCATCGAGGCCGCGAGCCGCCTGCAGCTGGTGATTCGCGCCGGCGCGGGCATCGACACCATCGACGTGGAAGCCGCCAGCGCCCGCGGCATTTATGTAACCAACTGCCCCGGCAAGAACAGCGTGGCCGTGGCCGAGCTCACGGTGGGTCTCATCCTGGCGCTCGATCGACGCATTCCGCAGAACACCGCCGAGCTGCGCGAGGGGCGCTGGAACAAGAAGGAGTACAGCAAGGCCGATGGTCTCAAAGGCAAGACCTTGGGCCTGGTCGGTCTTGGATCCATCGGGCAAGCGGTCGCCCGAAGGGCGGCGGCCTTCGAGATGAACCTGGTCGGGTATACGCGCTCGCCCCACCCGGAGCTCGCGCAATCGCTGGGCATCATTCCCTGCTCCACCTTGTTCGAGCTCGCCGAGCGAAGCGACATCGTATCGGTGCACATCCCCGGCAACTCCGAGAACCGCGGGCTCTTTGGCGAGTCCTTCTTCTCGCGCATGAAGCACGGCGCCACCTTCGTCAACACCAGCCGCGGAAGCCTGCACGACACCGCCGCCCTGGAAAAGGCGATGCGCGAGCGCGATCTGCGCGTGGGCCTCGACGTCTACAACCCCGAGCCCGAGGGCGGCGCCGGTCCCTTCGATCACCCGCTGTGCAAGCTGCCGGGCTTCGTGGGCACGCACCACATCGGCGCCAGCACCGAGCAAGCGCAGAACGCCATCGCGGCCGAAGCCGTCCGCATCTGCCGTGAGTTCGTGCAACTGGGCCAACCCCTCAGCGCGGTGAACATCGAGCGTGCGTCGCCCGCCAAGGCCCAGCTCATCGTCCGCCACTACGACCGCGTCGGCGTCCTGGCGTCCGTACTCGCCATCGTTCGCAAATACGGCCTCAACGTCGAGGAGATGACCAACACCATCTTCGCCGGCGCCAAAGCCGCCGTCGCCACCATCCGCCTCGCTTCCCTACCGCCGGACGCGATGTCCGAGGAGCTGACGAACCTGAAAGAGCAGATCATCCAGGTCACCGTCAAACCGTGTTGA